The Ailuropoda melanoleuca isolate Jingjing chromosome 4, ASM200744v2, whole genome shotgun sequence region GGAAAGCttcagaaatataaaacactgagaaaaattaagcaaattcTCAATAGTGGTGATCACggtttcttcctttgtttttatgcTCAGAAAAAGCCCTCCCTACCATAAAATCAGGTCATTAATCACCTACAATTTTTTAACTTACAGTGTAATTTTTAATACAATGCTTTgatccatttaaaatttattctgcGTAATGTGAAGTAaaagtctaattttattttttcaaagagcaaGCAACTTGTCCCTgtatcatttattgaattattGAAATTCCTTTGCCCACTGACTTGAAATGCCACTGTTATCATATACcaaatttatataaagaaaagtcTGCTCCtaagcatttactgagtgttcCACAGATTTTTCTATTAAcacagtagcaaaaaaaaaaggtgttattATCTGGAAGATTCCTTGTCCCTCAATGCTAAGTTTGTTTACTTAAATTTAACAACActgaaataaatatgtgaaaagggAACCAAtacaattgtatttatatatccCCGTATCGTTTATAcacctaagggaaaaaaaacacacaaaaaaactaacaGTAGTTATGCCTTAGTGATAGAATCACAGAGAActtaaatttcttcctgtttaataCTCGCCTGTATTTTCCACAATTTGTATTAAAtcaaaaagataattaaaaattaatctttttacaCAGTAATTATACCACAGTAACAGTAAAAGACACACACGATTCTGGCTGATCGTAGCATTTTTCCCTCAAAATCTGAAACTCTTAAAGACAAAATCATCAAGCACCAGACCTTGATGAAGACTGTTAACTTCAAGATGCTGCTCACAAGAAACACAAGAGTGAGCCTTGGTAatagagaaatggataaactctCTACAGCCCCCAAAGAAGCAAGATTCTTAATTAGCTCCAAGTCAAAGGCTTGGTTAGGAACAGTAAACAAACTGATTaattaaaatacttcagaaaaacaTGAAGCTTGAGGGATAGTTGAATACTCCCAATTTCTGGGAGTCAAAAAGGAAAGAGCGAGGAAGAGGAAAACACTTTGGGGCTCATTGGGATAGGGGAGTCTGTAAACAAGCATTTGCTTCTGAATACTTTTAAGCATAGCTGCTTTGCAAAACAATAAACAGACAAACCCCACACCAACAGACCTAGGAAATTTTCCCTCGTATACACCTATTAATCACTAGTGTTTCCCCTGTACCTTCTACTGgagcttagcacagtgtctgacataGATTTAGGCCCTCAATGTATGAAAGTTAtcaatacttttattattttataactagaacaCAAAAAGGTATGATGGACAAAGGTTTTTCTAAAGGAACAATCTATTACATTTTCATAGATCTCTttgctaatttctttcttttttctatttaggTACTAAAGGAAGACTTAAGTACTCACCAGAAGCATCCTATCTTGGGTCTCCTCAAATTTCTAATACCTCTTCCCAGTTCCCCATGCAGTGCCACAAAGTGGGTCTTGAATACGAGATGGACTAAGAGAAGAAACTCTGAGCTGCCTCAGAGCCCTGTCTCTTCCTGTTTACCCAGTCATGTTACTGGGCCCCCTCACTGTTCACATCTACTCTATGTATAGATGGCTCCTTATAGCTTTGTTGTAACTCTGGTCTGAAGAACAcattcacattaaaaaagaaatcaatttctatTTGAAGGAGTTGCAGTCATATTTGTCCTAATTAACACAAAGaatcatttcaaagaaacaaattggGAGATACACTTCTATTGTTAAAGATACTAAACCAATATATGGTTTGTGTTGATATTATCCCATTGGGCCATTCATCTGCCCCATGTCTTTACCAGAGGAATCCCTGATTTAGGGGCATTTTTGCCTTGGTTCTATTTTTGGACAACACACTTTCAACCAGGAACTtaaattcacattcccaccaaagACTAATGGGCTGTAAACTGGCACAACCATTTACAGTAACTAGTAAAGCTGACAATATTCCttccatataatccagcaattctatcCCTAGGTCTGTATGACACACATACAGAAAGGTActtatacaagaatgttcatagtagtATTGTTAATAACAGTCCCAAACTGGAAGGAAGCTAGATGTCTATCAATagtagaaggaataaataaactgtggtatagtCATATACTATAAAGAACCCGGAATGAATGAAGTACAGTAgcacacaacatggatgaatttagCAATGCTAAAAGAAGCAAAACATAGACTAcagcatgatttcatttacataaaactcTAAAGCAAAACTATGTTGTTGAGGGATATGAAggtgataaaagtaaaaaaaaagaacacaattgtCACATAAGTCAGAATGATAATTATCTCTAGTGGTTGAGAAGCTACGACTAGGAAGGGACCCATGAAGGGTACAGGGGTGCACCCTTGTTCTATTTCTTGAAGAGGTGGTAGTTACACAGTGGCTCATTTTAtaacttttcaataaattttattcaGATCCCCTGAATTTACAGACAgatattacaaaaaagaaaaaaaaaaagctttctgacACAGCCGACCAGCTCTAACTACAATTTCGCTCTAGCCTCAAGTATTGACACCAAAGGTtcattctttcccccttttcagCAAAGCAAGAGGGTTAATCTATCATTTGTTCATGCAGCCACAATCAGAAATCACAATCCAGTGTGACAAATGAAGCATTTAGCCTGGAGAGGACTTAAAACATCTGGAACAAAATGCAGGGCAACTAAGTATAAAGTAACAGAAAAGAACAGGTGTTCATATAACACCTCATTCTGAGGCTGAGAAATAAAAGACCATTACAGATAAAGAGTGGCCATTTAAAAAGTAGACAAGCAAGAAGCATGACACATAGAGGACAAACCACAACTGATTAAATTAAAAGACAGCATGCAAGCTTTAAGGAAGAGATCCCTGATTCTGAAGCTGTCATAATGGAAAACAGCCATACCTAGAGCCCCTGACTTTGGTTACCTTTTGGGAGCAATTCAAATTTATGAGAAATATGAACCCCTATTTGATCTTTTCTGTGAAATGGCAACAACATAAGCTGGAAAGGGGATGTGGAAAGCAAAGGTTCCTAAAGAGGTACACAAATTATTCATCACAGAGGGCTGGAAGTAGGACATCTTCTAATAGGCAAATCTAAGTTAATGAGCTTACAAAAAATATTATCTACAAGCACCAATTTAAAAGGCAGATCTCAAAATATCTctagttaaaaacaaagatatcCCGGAACAAGCGGGCCTAAaaggtatattaaaattttaagtctatCTCAAACTTTACTGCTTTTCTTTGAACCATTTAAGGTCCTTAGAAAAGCTGGTGCATCCTCATGCTAAAACCTGAAAGTTGCATTGACTTACAtttcaagagaagaaaagtgTTCAAGCAGCAAACTGTGGCTGGATTCAAAGATGCAGTTCTCCCACATCTTCAATTTCCCAGCACTTAGTAGTTTCTGTCAGACAGCACCCAGAATGATTGGCAGGATTTGTAATGTTTCGATATTACTAGGAAAAAGACTGCACACATATTTTCAGCATATGAATGATTTTAACTCACCAGTCACCATGTTGCATGTATTTTCTGCTGCTTGTCCTGAGTTCTTAAGACTTGTAACATTCTGAAGAAGATAGAACAAAGAAGTCCTTTCCATCCTcaacctctttttaaattttaactttgttcctaaaatacagtatattaaaagaactACCCCCATCATTATTAAATTTGGTTGCTAATTTTACTTCCTCTtagcttctttttccttcaacTTAAATAAGCAAGACTGTAAAACAGATGTCTTTCTTGTCTTAGAAAAAAGAAGTGCATATTTCTCTAGGACAAACCTAGAATTCCCCTAGTAccagaacaacaaaaaagctgAAAAGGACTGAAATTCTACATCAAAAGTGACTTCTGCAGTGAAATAGGAACagattttagaaatttctattggggaattttgtaattataaaagaaGGCAAAGCACAGATTTCGcaggttgtttaattttgttCTGGGCAACTTTTTGGCTGAGCGATAGCGGGCCTTCCTTACTCTAACAGAATACAAGTAAGCCCCTCCCACTCACACAGAAGAAAAGGCTGCATTTAAGGATTTGAAGTGGAATTTTAAAGCTCGGGTAGTTTCACGACCACAGAAGAGGATCCCCTTCCGGAGCGCACAGAGGTGACGTGTAGGAATTGCGTTTATGGAATAATTACTTTCCAATGACAAGAAAGCAGGACCACTGAAGAGCCTTCCAGGATTAACCTTCCCTCTCCAGCACAAAGCACCAGAACAAGGTGAGCAAACTCGACGGAGCTCGCTGCTCTCACAGACCTACAGGGCTCGGTTTCAGAAACAGGACAGCACCCTCCCCGCACACTGGCCTCAGGTCACTGCATTCCTCGAGAAGAACGAGCAATCTCGCCCGCCTCGCAGAAGAGCGGATCCTCAAGTCAGACGGCAAAGCCGGTTGGTTTCTCCCCAGGCCTAGGCCACGGCGGTCCGGGGACGTCACCAGAGCAGGAAGGGCCCAACCCACAACCTTCCTCACACTGCGAGCCGCCCGCCAGCTCGCCGCCGCTCCACGCAGCATAGGTGTCCTGCGCGTCctcgcggcggcggcggcggcagcgccACCCAACAGCAGGGCGCGCGCCCCGAAGCCGGGGGTCGCGGGCGGGCGCGCGCCACAGAAAGCCGCTCTTGCCCAAGGACCGCAGCAGCAGGAGCGGAGATATCAGAACCGGGAACGCGCACGTCGGCGGCCACGCGCACCAGGAGGNNNNNNNNNNNNNNNNNNNNNNNNNNNNNNNNNNNNNNNNNNNNNNNNNNNNNNNNNNNNNNNNNNNNNNNNNNNNNNNNNNNNNNNNNNNNNNNNNNNNNNNNNNNNNNNNNNNNNNNNNNNNNNNNNNNNNNNNNNNNNNNNNNNNNNNNNNNNNNNNNNNNNNNNNNNNNNNNNNNNNNNCccgcccgcccccgcccgccGTTGTGTGGGGTGGGCCCGCTGTCTGAGGCCCGCAGGTTCGCCacatccctgcccccactgcagCCCTCACCCGGCGACGtcgtcgccgccgccgccgccgctctaCCCGCCGGCCCCGCCGCACTGCTCGGGGCCCCAGTTCCGCCGTCGCCGCTCCAAGACCGACAGGATTTTCCCCTCACAGCTCCCTGGGCGCCATCTTACATTCAACCCTCACAGCCAATGGGTGCCGAATGCCCATCTCGCGATAACCGAAGCGTCGGATCCCGCGAGAGTTGAGACTGCCTCCTGGCCAAACTTAAAGGGAACGCTTCAGCCGAGGCGAGAGGCCGGGCCTCCGACTGCAGAAACAGCGAGTAGAGCCAGGAGTGTAGGGCGGAGCGCCCCGCCCTCGGACGCCCCTCCATGCTGGGCGGAGCCAGGGCCGGAGATCGTCCTGGAGTTGGAGCCTGGGCGGGTTGGGGCTCCAAGCTTGCTCTCTGGACCCACCTTCTGCAGCGTGCCTGGGCCTCCTTCAGTCGCGCAGCCCCAAGTGGGGCGGGGCCCGGTCTCTTGCTTAAGGTAGCCCCCGCAGCCGCTGACCTAGACTCTGCGCCCCCGTACCATCGTCCCACCTGGGAAGCCCGGAGTCACTCTCGTGCAGGAGTCTTTAACATTTGGGAACCCCCTCCACAATCCGCTGTCATCTTAATCCGGCCTTCCGCAACCCAGTCCACCTTAAAGCGGGCCTCCGGTAGCCTGGTGTTTGTATACAGGAAAAATGTGGAGGGTGTTAAAGCTGCAGGCACACGTGGACCTCACTAGTAGCCCACACTGCCCCAGAGGACAACCAGTCGgctatagactttttaaaaaggggcctcagggcctttgcacttgttccTAGTGCCCTGGCAAACATCTCCTTGGTCCTTAGGGGTTCCCCAAGGAGTCAACTCCTGAGAGTAGTCTGAGGCATAGGATTGGTCAGGAACTTCCTCCAGCCTTGCACAGGCCCCAGGGAGACCTCTCTTGCACAAGTGCCTGGTCATCCTCTGCCCAACTAGACAGTCAACTTAGAAGGCCACTGCACaagtcttcctcttctccttgtttacctggcacgtagtaggcactcattaattatttgctgaatgactgGACTGAGAACCAGGTGTTTTCATCTGCCTAGGCACACAGGCAGACACAAACCCTCGATTCCTTTAGCACAAGGTTGCTAACAGTGGAACAGCACCCAGAGCCAGCTAGGCCCTCAGACCAGGTGCAGAGGATTTCGATTCAGGCCCAGGTCCCTGCCCTAGAGCACTACGAAGTACACCAGTGGTTTCAAAGATGTCAGTACTGCTCTGTGTGCACTGCAcctcctccctacccccagcAAGTCCCTAAGGTCCTCAGGAGCTGGAAGTGCAGACAGATAACACACAGACTCCAGGGGATTTAGCCGTTCTTTATTGACATGGAGTCTGGGTACCCCTAGCCTCCAGAAGAATGAGGTAGGTCCACGGGGCTTCCTTACAGCTCACACCTTTCCTGGGTCCTCCTTCAGTGTGACAGTCCGGTTGAAGACAAGCTGGATGGCAGATGGGAAAGAATGATGACCAAGCCAGAACCAGGCCAGGAGGCCCAGACCTCACCAGACCCTACCCTCACCGCATCCCAGAGGAGCTGAGGGTCAGGACACTCAGTTTCTCAATAACTATGACTTTGGGTAGGGGACTGGAtggctctgggcctccattttaTAAGGATTATAACAACCACTATGCCTGATCCCTACACCTTTCTTACTTGAGGAGTAAGAAAGGCAGGGTCCATACAAAATTTTGTGCATGGACCTCTGAACCTGTTTCCCATCAGTAAAACATGAACCCCATCTCAGGTGGTAAGGATTAACTAAGGGAATGTTGGTAGAGCACTTGGCACAGTAAATGGGAGCCACCACTGACTGTTGTGCAAAGGGCAGGCAAGTAAATTCAAGCACCTGTCCCTGGCAGCTGTCTGGATCCACCGAGAAGTAGCCAAGCCGCTCAAACTGGAACTTGTCAAAGGGTTTTGCCGAGGCCACAGAGCAGTCCACTAACGCTGCCTCCACCACTTGTAGCGATGCCTGTGGGCAGGGAACTCAGGTGGCCATCCAGCCAGGGAGACCCACCACCCTCACCTTATACCCCATGAGCCTACCGGGTTCAGGTCACTTAAGAATCCACCAGGCACCTCAGCAGGATCCTCAGGATTCTTGTGCTGAAATCTGCAGCCAGAAGGAAGGTCAAGACTCCAGCTGGGTAGCCACAGCAGGCAATGCCCATCTTTTATCTGCCTGCACCCCAGCTCTGTTCACTCACAGTCTCTCATAAAGGCGAATCTCACAAGTCAGAGTCTGTGACACCCAGTGAATAAAGGCCTTGGGCTTTTCTCCAGCATCCGCCCGTCTACAGGTCACCTCCAGGCTCTCTACACAGCCACTGGGTCCCTGGAAGTCGAGGGGCCTACAATTAGACCCAAAGACCACTACTAGAACTGGAGGCTGCACGCACCCAGATCCTACCTCACTGAGGTAGGAAGGCTGCAGCCTGCTCTCACCTTGACAACATTCTGCAGCTCGATGACGTAGCCTGTATGCCTCAGGCCCACAGGCTGGCCCCATGCCAGGCGCTTATAACCCGGCTCTGCTTCCTAGAGGTAAGAAGTGGTGTGGACACAAGAGACTGCACAGGTCAAAAAGGTACAAGAGGCTTTCTCCCACCCCCATGTCTGGCAGGGGCTGGTTCATCTGAAGTAGGAAAGAGGTGGACTAAGAGAAGAGATGAAGGGATCTCAGGACTGGCGTCAGCTGCAAACAGAACCCTTTACACCCCCCACTTACTTCTTTGAAGTCAGTCCTTTCAATGAAGACCATGGGTCCAAAGGGAACCTGATGGAAGCCCTTGGTCTCATCAGCTGGGAAGTTGGGAACCTGGATGTCTAAGGGCTATAGCAGGAGATATATGTCTGAGTCACACTAGACACTGGGACCCCCAAGCCCAGACCCAGGTGCACCCCCCCAAACACACGCACATAGTGGCACACCTACCTTGGTAGCAGGAAAGTTGGTGATGATGACCTGTAATGGCTCCAGCACAGCCATGGCCCGTGGGGCTGTGTCATTCAGCACATCACGCACACAGGCTTCTAGCAGATGGGGTTCCATTGTGGTCTGTGCCACTGTCACCCCCACCTAGCAGGAAAGATCAGCATCACTCATATCCACAACCACAAACTGTTCTGCTcagcccccacctgcccagccaGCCCACTGGGCTATACCCGAGCACAAAAGTTGTTGATGGCCTCAGGCGGAAAGCCCCGCCGTCGTAAGGCTGTGAGCGTGAAGAGCCGTGGATCGTCCCAGTCCCTGTGGGCAAGGAGGTGGTGAGAAGGCCTTTGGCAGTGTATGCCACTAGTTACTTCCAACCTTCAGTGAGCCAAACAATCACACCTACCGCACAGCACCAGCTGCCACAAGCTGGAGAATCTTCCTCTTAGACACAACAGCATAGTGAAGGTTGAGACGGCCATACTCCCACTGAACAGGGCAATAGACATCCAACGCATTGCACAGCCAGAAGTAGGAAGAGCGTCTAGGGTGGGAGGGTAGAGTCAGGTCTGGCCACCTCAGATCAGAGAGACCACAGGAAGGGCCTCTGGACTCCCACTGGCCCTACCCACCCCACGGGCCCAGCTCCCTCACCGGGCCTGGAATTCCTTGGTGCAGAGTGAGTGGGTGATGTGCTCGATGGAGTCACAGAGGCAGTGTGTGTAGTCATAGGTGGGATAGATGCACCTGCAGGGCATAGGCAATGGGCCCCACCATCCAGCTCCACTCCGCCCTACCCATGGCCCACCACCCCAGTCTACAACTCCATAGCCCCACCCCATGCTCACACCCACCAGGTGTCCCCTGTGCGATGGTGTGGTGTATACTTGACTCGATAGGCCACAGGGTCCATCTTGCCATCCTCCATCACCAGCTTCATCCGCAGTGTGGCCTCACCCTCTGCAAACTTGCCCTTGCGCATTGCCTGACAGGAGCAAGGGCTCAGATGGCCTCTCAGCGCTGGggcttctcctcctccacccccacccagacaCAACTGCCCCTCCAGAACCCCACCTCAAAGAGCAGCAGTGACTCCTCTATGGGACGATCTCTCCAGGGTGAGGGCAACGAGTTATGGCCTTTGAGCTCCTCTCCTCGCTGGTGGCACACATAGGCCTGGCCCCTATGGGGTACAGGTATGAGCGCCCAGGATGGCTATGTCCTGGGCAGCCTGCCTGGCTC contains the following coding sequences:
- the QARS1 gene encoding glutamine--tRNA ligase isoform X1; translation: MAALDSLSLFTGLGLSEHKARETLKNTALSAQLREAATQAQQTLGSTIDKATGTLLYGLASRLRDPRRLSFLVSYVANRKIHTELQLSAALEYVRSHPLDPINTEDFEQECGVGVMVTPEQIEEAVEAAINRHRPQLLEERYRFNMGLLMGEARAVLKWADGKMIKHEVDMQVLHLLGPKTETDLEKKPKVSKARPEEKDRRTTKDMMENGEAANQALSLMEQLRGEALKFHKPGENYKTPGYVTTPHTMDLLKQHLEITGGQVRTRFPPEPNGILHIGHAKAINFNFGYAKANNGICFLRFDDTNPEKEEAKFFTAIYDMVAWLGYTPYKVTYASDYFDQLYAWAVELIHRGQAYVCHQRGEELKGHNSLPSPWRDRPIEESLLLFEAMRKGKFAEGEATLRMKLVMEDGKMDPVAYRVKYTPHHRTGDTWCIYPTYDYTHCLCDSIEHITHSLCTKEFQARRSSYFWLCNALDVYCPVQWEYGRLNLHYAVVSKRKILQLVAAGAVRDWDDPRLFTLTALRRRGFPPEAINNFCARVGVTVAQTTMEPHLLEACVRDVLNDTAPRAMAVLEPLQVIITNFPATKPLDIQVPNFPADETKGFHQVPFGPMVFIERTDFKEEAEPGYKRLAWGQPVGLRHTGYVIELQNVVKGPSGCVESLEVTCRRADAGEKPKAFIHWVSQTLTCEIRLYERLFQHKNPEDPAEVPGGFLSDLNPASLQVVEAALVDCSVASAKPFDKFQFERLGYFSVDPDSCQGQLVFNRTVTLKEDPGKV
- the QARS1 gene encoding glutamine--tRNA ligase isoform X2, translating into MAALDSLSLFTGLGLSEHKARETLKNTALSAQLREAATQAQQTLGSTIDKATGTLLYGLASRLRDPRRLSFLVSYVANRKIHTELQLSAALEYVRSHPLDPINTEDFEQECGVGVMVTPEQIEEAVEAAINRHRPQLLEERYRFNMGLLMGEARAVLKWADGKMIKHEVDMQVLHLLGPKTETDLEKKPKVSKARPEEKDRRTTKDMMENGEAANQALSLMEQLRGEALKFHKPGENYKTPGYVTTPHTMDLLKQHLEITGGQVRTRFPPEPNGILHIGHAKAINFNFGYAKANNGICFLRFDDTNPEKEEAKFFTAIYDMVAWLGYTPYKVTYASDYFDQLYAWAVELIHRGQAYVCHQRGEELKGHNSLPSPWRDRPIEESLLLFEAMRKGKFAEGEATLRMKLVMEDGKMDPVAYRVKYTPHHRTGDTWCIYPTYDYTHCLCDSIEHITHSLCTKEFQARRSSYFWLCNALDVYCPVQWEYGRLNLHYAVVSKRKILQLVAAGAVRDWDDPRLFTLTALRRRGFPPEAINNFCARVGVTVAQTTMEPHLLEACVRDVLNDTAPRAMAVLEPLQVIITNFPATKPLDIQVPNFPADETKGFHQVPFGPMVFIERTDFKEGPSGCVESLEVTCRRADAGEKPKAFIHWVSQTLTCEIRLYERLFQHKNPEDPAEVPGGFLSDLNPASLQVVEAALVDCSVASAKPFDKFQFERLGYFSVDPDSCQGQLVFNRTVTLKEDPGKV